The Roseiconus lacunae genomic sequence ACGAGTGACCTACATCCGGAAACCTATGACTATTCCAACGCATCGCAGGTGCCCCGTTGGCCACCGCTGCGTGGCGCTATCACAAGTTTTGGTGAATGCACCGACAAACTACAACAGTGGGACGACCAGATGGTGGTGATCAGCGGAGGCGACGAGATTCAAATGTTATTTAAAGCGCCACCGAACGACCCTCCCGAAGGCTATCGCCGCGACTTTATTCTGCACTGTGTCGGCTGGGACAAGGATGCGGATCTCAACACGCTCACCGGGCAAGAGATCGGTCCGCTTCCGATCCGCGACATGCGATCCTATCCACCAACGTTGGCGTCGTCCGATCAATTCGAAGCGGTGCGTAGCAGTCATCAGGACTCACGTCGCCGCCGTCAATCGTTTCGAGCGTTCTGGAGACGTCCCCAGCAAACGGGAGCACCATTCCTTCCGCTGAATGCCCCACCCGCCCTGCCATGATCGAAAGGGCAGGAAGCGAAAGAGCGCGATCTATTTCGGAGATTTGGAGTTAGAGCGGATCTATCCACCGATTCACTAAAACCCAACCCTGAGTGTGCCGGAGCAATTCGGTACATAGATGTCGCGATGTGCTACCCGACCGACGTACTTACTTTCGCGATCAGCACAGGATCGAGATCCGCTCTTAAGGCCGTCTTGCCCAGTTGATAGAGATCGGGTCTCACAAGAGCAGGGGCCGCAACGCTTGGAACCGGTTGGCTACAAGGGGAAATAGCAAGTGACCGAAACCTTTCATCCCAGTTTTTCGGAGCCAGCGCTCGACTTCCATGATCGAGTTTCGGCGGCTGACCGAAGTCCACTTTAAGCGAATCTAGGCAACAGAAATGGGGAAATCGGTAACCCCGAGGTAACCCGGCGCATAAAAAAAAGCCGTTTCCCTTATAGGAGAAACGGCATAGGGCTGACAGGAGTCGAACCTGCACTTCCGAAGAAACTGGAACCTAAATCCAGCGCGTCTGCCAGTTCCGCCACAGCCCCTTGTTAGTCGTTGATTGTCTACGCGGCATCGGTGGGTTGCCGCAAGATGTTTACTGGGCACCCCAATGCTATCGGGGTGGCCGTGTCAAGTCGCTCTAGCTGGCAGCAGGAGCGTCTTCGGTCGCCGTCGGGACAACCCAGACCTTAAGACTCGCATCGACTTCACTGTGAAGGTGAATTTTGACCGTGTAAAGACCGAGTTCACGCAGTGGCCCGTCGAGGCGGATCTGATCGTTGGCGAGGCTGAAGCCGGCTTCCTTGAGTGCGCCGACGATCTCATGTGGGCCGACGCTGCCGTAGAGATGCCCTTCGTCGTTAGCGTTCGCTTCGATCGTGATCGATTGCTTACCGAGTTCGTCGGCGAGGTCACGGTAGCTCTTGAGTTTTTCAAGCTCGATCGCACGAAGTTTTTCGCGGTGCTTCTCGACCATTCGCTTGTGGTGCTCGGTCGCGATCGTCGCCATGCCTTGTGGGAGCAGGTAATTACGCGCGAATCCGGGCTTCACTTCGACGATTTCACCTTGCTTTCCGAGGTGTTCGACGTTGTGAATCAGTAGCAATTGAATCCCGCCATTAGGACCTTGTGGAAGCCGTTTGAAGGGTCGTTTGACGGTGCGTCCGTGACGTGGCATCGTTCTGTATCTGGGCGAGTGGTTGGTGGAAGTTCAGTGGATCGTCGTCGTCCGGTGCGAACTGCTTCGCAGTGACGCTCGATCAAAAAGGAATGTTTGGATCTTCGTATCCGGCTCCGCCGCCGGTGGGTTGGGCATCGCGGGCACCGGCGTCACGCTGTTCGTGCTCGCCGGAGCCGTAGCTGCTTTCGTATTCGGCCGTGTGCTGTCGTGAAGATCCGGATGACGGAGGTGAGCCCCCCGATCCAGATCGGCCGCCGAGCATTTGCATTTTTTCGCAAATCACACGGAGTTTGCTGCGTTTTTGACCGTCGGTTTCCCAGCGATCCAGTTTCAATCGGCCTTCGATCAGCACCGGAGAACCTTTCGAAAGGTACTCACTGGCGACTTCGGCGTTGCGACCCCAGAGGGTTACATCGACAAAACAGGGTTCCTCGACCCAGTCACCGTTGGCAGTTTTTCTACGGTCATTGACCGCGATCGTTACATCCGAGACGGCCTGACCGCTTGGAATGTACCTCAATTCAATGTCGCGTGTCAGATTCCCGACGAGAATCACTCGGTTGAAGCTGGCCATGACGATCTCGGTTATCCGGGCGAAGTCGGTTGGGTGAGCACGCTGTGCCGGCTGTCATCGTTAAACCAGCGGTAGCGAAACGAGGGATCTATTCTAGGCATCAAATCCGATCTGAACAGACCCTTCATCGAACTCCCATGTGCCAAGGCGTCTTGACTGGATTCGCGAGGTCGCCCGAGCATGGTCGTTCGCTCAAACTCTCGCGTTGCCAGTCGGTGTGACGCAGGGCGACAATAGTCTCGATTTACTCGCTCTCTTTTTCGTCGCCTTCTTCAGCCGCCGCAGCTTCTCCGGCGGCCGATACCGGCCCGGCTCCACGTGCGTTCGCCAGGATAGGCTCGACCAGACGAGGGTCCAGTTTGATCGTCATTTGACGCAGGACTGGCTCGCAAAGCTGAAATGCGCGGTCCAACTTCGGGACTTCGCGACCTTCCATTTCGAAGTAGGTCAACCAATAGGTTCCCTTCTGGTGACCTTCGATGGGGTAGGCCAGCTTTTGCTCCATCCACAATCGATTGACTTCGACCTTGCCACCAGCTTCGGTGATCAGATCTTCGATTTGTTTGCTGACACCACCGGGATCCCGGGCGTAATGGTTGCTATCCAGGATGCACAGTGTTTCGTAAGTATTCTTCGCCACGACTTTGCTCTTTCACTTTTCAGGTTGCTTTGGAGAAGCCTGTGCCGCATTGAACTGGCTCATCGTTGAATCGACTCCGTCGGTGACAAAGCTGATCGCAGCATGAGCCGCCCGGGTGGTGGCTGCTTCAAAGGTCTCTTGTTCTTGCTTGGAGAATTTCCCCAAGACGTAGTCGGTTACTGCCCAGCCTTCGGGAGGGCGTCCGATTCCGACTCTTAGCCGTGGAAACGACTCTGAGCCGAGGTGTCGGATGATGTCCTTCAGTCCGTTTTGGCCACCGGCACTACCCGACGGCCGCAATCTTAGTTTGCCGCTGGGGAGATTCAGGTCATCACAGACAACCAATAAATCCGACAGCGACAGCTTGTAAAAGTCCACTGCCTTTCGAACGCTTTGCCCGCTGGCATTCATGAACGTTTGCGGCAGGAGGATCGCCGCCTTTTGTCCTCCGATCGAAGACTCGTTAAGTTCGCCTTCGAATTTTGTTTTCGCTGTCCCGGCCGAGGTCAACACCGCGACCTTGTGGGCAACGATAAAGCCGACGTTGTGTCGAGTCATCTCGTATTTCCGGCCTGGGTTACCAAGCCCAACGATCAGCTTCATTGTCTCTTCGCTCGTCTTGGCGGTGTTCGGCAGACGAACACTAAGTCGCCTGAGAACCCGTCAGTGAAGGCAAATCTGTGAAGGCAGCTTATTCGTCGCCTTCGCCTTCTTCGCCATCAGCGTCGGCCGCAGTCTTGGCGCCCTTAGGCTTTTCGATGTGGAACACGACAGTGTCCGCAGGGGTGACCAGCTCGACATTTTCCGGAAGTCCCAGATCGCCAGCGGTGCGATTTTCCCCTGCATTGACCGATGTGACGTTCAGTGCAATCGAATCGGGAATCGCAACGGCTGGGCAGCTGATTTCGACTTCGTGAGCATTCTCGATCACGATCCCGCCTTGCTTCGCCCCTGCCGGGTCGCCCTTGAACTGAATCGGGACCGTCACGGTGACGCGCTCGTTCATGTCGACACGCTGAAGGTCGATGTGAAGCACCTCGATTCCCAACGGATCAAATTGCAAGTCGCTGACCAGGGCGGTTTCTTTGACCGCGCCCTCGAGCTCGACAATCTTGCTGTGATGGCGCAAGATCAATTCGACAGTCTTGCGATCGATCGAGAGGTGTTCGTTCTCTTGTTTGTGCCCATACAAGACTGCGGGCACTTGGCCGCTCTTGCGCAGCCGCTGCGATGCCGCCGTGCCGAGCTTGCCATCTCGTTTTTGGACCTGTACCACTTCCGCCATCGCGGATCACCCTGACAAATTGGTCTGTTCTGTTGATTCCATGCCCACCGCCGAGCAAACTCCATCGGATCGGTGCCGCCCATCAGGCAGCTCCACAATCCGTTATCTCCGGCTCAACGGGGCCCTTATCCTCGCCGCAACTCGCAGCGAAGCGGGTAAGTATGTCACGGTTGCGATTCTTCGCAAGCCCAAACGGCACGGAGATTGCCGTCATTGTTGAATGCGGCACTCCTCGGCGAATGATCAGGCACGTTCGAGGCCCCGGATTGCCAGCAAACCAACTTCAGATTGCCAATTAATCCAATTGTCTGCGGGGTCTGTCCCCGTCCGCTCGGTTATGCCATCAAACGGTGGGCGGGCGAAACGTGAAATCTGTTGCTATGTCCCCGGGATTTCAGGTGCTATGTCCCCGGGAGTTCAGGTGCTGTGTCCCCGGGAGTTCAGGTGCTGTGTCCCCGGGAGTTCAGGTGCTGTGTCCCCGGGAGTTTGGGCAGGGCGAAGTTCATGTGAGCTGTTGCCGGTGGTCTGCTCTGCCATGAAAGCAAATCGGCAAGCCAACGCTATGCTCTGGCCCCCGGCTGCAACGCTCTGCTCTGGCCCTCGATCACCCTGGCCCTCGATCACCGGTGCCGCTCGGTCCCCGGTCGCCCATTGACCTTGTTCCCCGTGGCGTTATTCCACGTTAGCCAGCCCCAGTTGATTTTGGGTGCCCCGTTTCACTGACGGCTTTGCTTGCTTACGCTTCCAGTGGGGCTGTATTCATGTGACGGAACCGGGTGATTGTTCCGCAGCGTGTCAGTGAGCCGCCGGGTGTCAATGCGGAGAAGTGTGCGACGTGACCGTAAATGCGGGGATGCAAATGGCGTTTGTTCCGGAAGCGAGTGATCCAGGTCAGGGCGTGGCGACATTTCTGGGGACCGGAACCAGTGTCGGCGTTCCGGCGATCGGATGTGATTGCGAGGTTTGTCAAAGCAACGACCCGAAAAATAATCGTACTCGCTGTGCCATCACCGTTCGATTGCCCGGCGGAACGTTGCTGATCGATACGCCCCCGGATCTGCGTCACCAATTGATTCGCGAGCGGATCCGTTTGATCCATGCGGTGCTTTACACCCATGAGCATGCCGATCACCTGTTCGGTCTCGATGACTTGCGTCTAATGCCGTTTCGCCTGGGGCATCCCGTTCCGATGTACTGCACCGAGGTGGTTGAGCGACAGATTCGCGCCGCGTATAGCTATGCATTTAGTGATCGCGAGGACACTCATCCCGGCGCCACACCGAAACTTGAGCCGGTTCGCATCGATGAGTCTCCGCAATCGATTTTAGGTGTCCGTGTTCTTCCCATCCCCATGAAACACGGACCGCATTTCGATGTGTTTGGTTATCGAATCGGTGACTTCGCTTACTGTACCGATACCAATTCTATCCCCGCAGCCTCGATCGAACGACTTCGCGGCGTACGGACATTCGTCGTCGGTGCGCTTCGCGACGAACCACATCCAACGCACTTCAATATCGATCAAGCCATCGAAGTGGCCCGTAAAGTCGGCGCCGAACGCACATTGTTAACCCACACCGGGCATCAGCTCGAATATTCAGTGACGAACAGCCGATTACCTGACGGGATCGAGATGGCATTTGACGGATTGCAGGTGCCGATCGTTCTGGAGTCAGCGTCGGCGTAGTCCAGGTCGTCTGTTGCCAGTCGTCAATCGTTCCTTTTGCTTTCACGATTTTGGGTGAACACATCCGCAGTCCACATCTGCTATACTACGCGTCCCACCGCTTCGAGTTCCCCACCTTTTTTCATCTCCCACCTTCCTCTTCCCCGCCTGAGGTTTCGATGTCATCGCTGCCTGATGCCAGTCGTTTCAATGCACGTTTGGGACTTTGGTTGTTCGCGATCTACCTGGCGTTGTATCTCGGCTTTGTTCTGCTGAGTGCGTTTGCAGCGTCGGTCATGGAACGGCCCGTGTTGGCCGGATTGAATCTCGCGATCGTCTACGGTTTTGGATTGATCATTGGCGCGTTGGTGATGGCACTGATCTATGGTGCGTTTTGCAAACGTGAATCCGAATCGACAACAGGGACGGTGGGAGACAACGAGTGATATATGATCCTTCTTGGGTTGCCGTTTTCGTTTTCTTTTCTTTTGTCGGGGCAACGGTCGGCCTAAGTTTTTACCTGGGGCGAAAAGCCAAGTCATCGGAAGGTTACTTCGCCGCACACGGGCAGATTCCTTGGGCGGTCAACGGCATCGCGTTTGCCGGAGATTACCTTTCCGCCGCGTCATTTCTTGGCATCTGCGGCATGATTGCCTCGTACGGTTACGATGGCTTCTTATATTCGATCGGCTTCTTGGCTGGCTGGATCGTCGCGTTGTTTGTGATCGCCGAACCGATGAAGCGAATGGGGCGATTTACCTTTGCCGACGCGCTCGATTCGCAGTTTGATTCGCGTGGTATCAAGGCCGCAGCGGGAATCAGCACGCTCGTGGTCAGTGTGTTTTACTTGATCCCGCAAATGGTCGGCGCCGGGTCGCTCATCCAGCCACTGCTCGGGTTTCCGCATTGGGTCGGTGTCGTTTTGGTTGGGATTGTGGTGATCACGATCGTCGTCACCGCCGGAATGGTCTCGACCACATGGGTTCAGTTCTTAAAGGGAT encodes the following:
- the rplI gene encoding 50S ribosomal protein L9, with product MPRHGRTVKRPFKRLPQGPNGGIQLLLIHNVEHLGKQGEIVEVKPGFARNYLLPQGMATIATEHHKRMVEKHREKLRAIELEKLKSYRDLADELGKQSITIEANANDEGHLYGSVGPHEIVGALKEAGFSLANDQIRLDGPLRELGLYTVKIHLHSEVDASLKVWVVPTATEDAPAAS
- the ssb gene encoding single-stranded DNA-binding protein, with the protein product MASFNRVILVGNLTRDIELRYIPSGQAVSDVTIAVNDRRKTANGDWVEEPCFVDVTLWGRNAEVASEYLSKGSPVLIEGRLKLDRWETDGQKRSKLRVICEKMQMLGGRSGSGGSPPSSGSSRQHTAEYESSYGSGEHEQRDAGARDAQPTGGGAGYEDPNIPF
- the rpsF gene encoding 30S ribosomal protein S6, whose protein sequence is MAKNTYETLCILDSNHYARDPGGVSKQIEDLITEAGGKVEVNRLWMEQKLAYPIEGHQKGTYWLTYFEMEGREVPKLDRAFQLCEPVLRQMTIKLDPRLVEPILANARGAGPVSAAGEAAAAEEGDEKESE
- the pth gene encoding aminoacyl-tRNA hydrolase, which produces MKLIVGLGNPGRKYEMTRHNVGFIVAHKVAVLTSAGTAKTKFEGELNESSIGGQKAAILLPQTFMNASGQSVRKAVDFYKLSLSDLLVVCDDLNLPSGKLRLRPSGSAGGQNGLKDIIRHLGSESFPRLRVGIGRPPEGWAVTDYVLGKFSKQEQETFEAATTRAAHAAISFVTDGVDSTMSQFNAAQASPKQPEK
- a CDS encoding 50S ribosomal protein L25; the protein is MAEVVQVQKRDGKLGTAASQRLRKSGQVPAVLYGHKQENEHLSIDRKTVELILRHHSKIVELEGAVKETALVSDLQFDPLGIEVLHIDLQRVDMNERVTVTVPIQFKGDPAGAKQGGIVIENAHEVEISCPAVAIPDSIALNVTSVNAGENRTAGDLGLPENVELVTPADTVVFHIEKPKGAKTAADADGEEGEGDE
- a CDS encoding MBL fold metallo-hydrolase encodes the protein MQMAFVPEASDPGQGVATFLGTGTSVGVPAIGCDCEVCQSNDPKNNRTRCAITVRLPGGTLLIDTPPDLRHQLIRERIRLIHAVLYTHEHADHLFGLDDLRLMPFRLGHPVPMYCTEVVERQIRAAYSYAFSDREDTHPGATPKLEPVRIDESPQSILGVRVLPIPMKHGPHFDVFGYRIGDFAYCTDTNSIPAASIERLRGVRTFVVGALRDEPHPTHFNIDQAIEVARKVGAERTLLTHTGHQLEYSVTNSRLPDGIEMAFDGLQVPIVLESASA
- a CDS encoding DUF485 domain-containing protein; translated protein: MSSLPDASRFNARLGLWLFAIYLALYLGFVLLSAFAASVMERPVLAGLNLAIVYGFGLIIGALVMALIYGAFCKRESESTTGTVGDNE